ATGCCGATCCTGCCGCCCAGCGCGCGCTGGAGATAGGGCGCGGCGGAGAGGTGGTCGGCATGGACATGCGTCTCGATCAGCCATTCGACGGTGAGGCCGCGTGCGCGCACATGCGCGATGATGGCGTCGGCCGAGCGGGTGGCGATGCGGCCGGCGGCGTAGTCGAGGTCGAGCACGCTGTCCACGATGGCGCAGGCGCTGGAGCCGGGATCCTTCACGACATAGCTGATCGTGTTGGTTTCCGCATCGAAGAAGGGCGTGACCTCGGGGGCGGGGTGGCCTGACATGGGGTGACCTCCTGGATGGGGCGCGCGGGGCTCAGCCATGGCCGAGGGAGCGCCAGATGACGAAGCCCGCCACGACGAGCACGATGGCGGCGAAGATGCGGTTCAGCGTGTCGCGCCCGGTGGCGAGGTGGCGCGCGGCCTGCATGCCGAGCGCGCCGCCCAGGATGCCGCCCGCGATGAACTCGCCTGCGACGGTCCAGTCCACCAGGCCGGAGGCGGCGTAGTTCAACGCGGTCGCCAGGCCGAAGATGCCGACGGCGAGCAGCGAGGTGCCGACGGCGTGCAGCATGGGCATGCCGGTGGCGAGGATCAGGCCGGGCACGATGAGGAAGCCGCCGCCGATCCCGAAGAAGCCCGAGAGCAGCCCGACGCCGAGCCCGATGCCGCCGAGGCGCAGCGCCATGGCGCGGGTGAGCGGCGCCGCCGCATCCGCCGTGCCGCCCCGGCGCGGGCGCAGCATGGCGAGGCCGACGATCACCATCATCACGGCGAAGAGCAGAATGAGGCGTTCGCCATCCATCGCCTTGCCAAGGCTCGAGCCCGCCAGCGCGCCGGCCAGGCCGGTGGCGGCGAAGATGGCGGCCGCCGGCCAGCGCACATGACCGGCGCGCGCATGGCCCGCGAAATTCACGAAGGCATTCGCCGAGACGGCGAGCGCACCGGTACCGAGGGCCATGTGCGGTGAGAGGCCGACGGCGTAGAGCAGCAGCGGCGTGGCGACGATCGAACCACCGGCGCCGATCAGCCCCAGCACGAAGCCGACCAGGCCGCCCGAGCCGAGGGCGAGGAAGGCTTCGGTCATCATCGGGGCAGGCCCCAGCCGGTCACGGCGAAGAGCCCGGCCTCGCCCGTCGCGCGGGGTGGTTCGGCGGGCGTGGGTGCGGGTACGGGCGCGCGCTCACGCGGGGCAGGCGGCGGCCCGCCGATGGCGGCGCGCAGCGCCTCCAGCACCGCGGCGACGCGCGGATCGGCCAGGCTGTAGATGATGGATTTCGACTCGCGGCGCGTGGTGACCAGCCCCGCCTCGCGCAGCGCGGCGAGCTGCTGCGAGAGGTTGGGCTGGCGCAGGCCGAGCTCGCTCTCGAAGCCCGCCACCGCAAGCTCGCCATCCAGCAGCCGGCAGAGGATGCGCAGCCGCATGGGATGCGCGAGGGCGCGCAGGAATTCCGCCGCTACCTCGGGGTCGCAGCCGAGCGCGCTCATGGCTTCACCGCCTTGCGGGTCCGGGCGCCGGGCTGGTGGTACCAGGCGGGGGTGGCGCGGTGGGCCACCTCCTCCATGGTTTGCGGCGGGGGCAGCAGGCCGGGCTCGCCCGGGCGCCAGTCGGCGGGGGTGGAGAGGCCCGAAGCGTCGCTCTCCTGCAGGGCGGCCAGCGCGCGCAGCAGTTCCTCGACGCTGCGGCCGGTGCTCATCGGGTAATGCGCCAACAGGCGGATCATGCCGGCAGGGTCGATGAGGAAGGTGCCGCGCACCGTCGCGGTGCTTGAATCGCCCGGATGGATCATGCCGTAGGCGCGGGCCATGGCCATGGAGATGTCCTCGGCGACGGGAAAGGGGATGGCGATGCCGAACTCGGCCTCGATCGCGCGCAGCCAGGCGAGATGGGCGAAGAGGCTGTCCACCGAGAGGCCGAGCAGCTCGCAGCCCAGCGCCTGGAAGCGCGGATGGGCGCGGGCGAAGGCGATGAACTCGCTGGTGCAGACGGGCGTGAAGTCGGCCGGGTGGGAGAAGAGCAGCAGCCAGCGGCCGCGATAATCGGCGAGGCTGCGTTCGCCCATGGTGGTGCGCACGCGGAAGGGGATGGCGGGCGCGCCGAGGCGGGGCGCATCCGGGGCGGGTTCGGGGGAGGGAGGAAGATCTGACATGGGGTTCGCCTTCGATATACAAAACATAGTTTAGTAGATTGTATATTGTCAAGCCGAAAACGATCCCGCAGCGGTCAGGCGTCTTCGGGGGATGGGCCCGCGGCCGGTCAGGCCCGCGCGGTCAGCTCTTGCCAGGGCGCGCCGAACCCGGCGGCCAGCGCCTCGGCCGGCCCCGGCTTGAAGGCGGCGTAGAGCCCGCGGGCCCAGCCTTCCATGGGGTGCGGCCGGTGCAGCAGGCGGGCGAAGCCGAGGTCGCGCAGCAGGGGCGCCATCAGCGGCGGATTGGGCGCCCAGCCCGAGACCAGCGCGCCATAGGGCATGGCGCGGGTGGTGGCCGTGAGCATGGGCCGCGCCTCGTCCAGCGCCGCCTGCGCCGTCTCCAGCAGCAGCACCTGGCCGGTGACGGCGGCCATGCCGCGCAGGGCGAGGATCGGGTTGAAGAGCTGCTCGAAAAAGGCGGTGGCCAGCACCAGGTCGAAGCAGCCGAATTCCGCCGTCAGCGCGCGCGGGTCGAGCACCATGGCCTGCGCCGCGGCCCCGGTGGCCTCCAGCGCCAGCATCGTCGCCGTGCCCGCCTCCGCGCCCGGCAGGCTCCAGGCCAGGTGGTCCGTCACCAGGGCGCTGGCCGCGCCGCGCCGCAGCGCCGCCAGGCTGAAGCCGCCATTGCCGGCGCCGACCTCGAGCAGCGCCATCCCGGCCAGCGGCAGGGGCGCGAAGAGCGCATCGGCCTCCGCTTCCAGCACCGCCTCGGGCTTCGCCCCGGGCGTGACGAGGCCGGGCGCGAGGCGGAGGCTTTGCAGCCAGGGCAGGGCGGCGACCTGTGCGGCGAGCGTCATGGCCGGAAGTCCCGCATCGCGCCCTCGGCGCCGAGGTCGCGCCATTCCATGCCGAAATTGGCGGACATGGCGGGCTCGGCACCCGGCAGGATGGCGGCGAAGATGCCACGCGTGCGGCTGCCCTCGGCCGGAAGGTAGTGCGGGTGATCGCGGTAGTAGATCCGCGCGAAGCCGAGCTGCCGCAGCAGGTGCAGCATCAGCGGCGGATTCGGCCCCCACCAGTTGGTGTCGTCATTGGCCAGGGTCCGCCCCGGGTAGAAGACCATGGCCGGCTCCGCGCGCTCCAGCGCGTCCTGGTGGGTCTCGACCAGCAGGACCTGGCGGGTCACGGCCCGCATGCGCTGCAGCACGTCGATCGGGTCGAACAGGTGGTAGAAGACGCCGAGGAAGAGCACGAGGTCGAACTGGCCGAGCGATTCATCCATCCGCGTCGGGTCGATCTGCAGCGTCTCGACCTCGAGGCCGAGCTCGGCGCGGGCGAGGTCGAAGGCTTCCCGGCCGCGATAGACCGGATGCGTCCAGGCGAATTCGTCGGTCGCCAGCACGCGGCCGGCGCCGCGCCGCTTGGCGGCGAAGGTGAAGGCGCCGTTCCAGGCGCCGATGTCGAGCACGGAGCGGCCGGTGAGGTCGAAGGGGCCGAGCAGCGCCTCCTCCTCGCGCCGCAGCACCGCGAGGCTCTTGGCGCCGGGCGTGACCAGGCCCGGCCGCAGCTCCAGCGAGTGGAACCAGGTGATGCGGCCGATCCGCGCCAGCAATTCCTGGTCGGAGAGATCGGTCCGGGCCGTCATGCGGCCTGCGGATGGGTGAGGTTGATCCAGGGGGTGTGGAACCCCTCCAGCAGGCCATCGGGCGCCTCTGGCAGGAAGGCCGCGTAGAGGCCGCGCGCGGTGCCCAGCGTCGGGTGGTCGCGGTAGAGCACGCGGTTGAAGCCGAGGTCGGTCAGCAGGTGCGTCATCAGGGGACGATTGGGAGCCCAGCCGAAGACCCAGGCGCCCTCGGGCCCGCCGATCGGCAGCGTCTGCCCATGGCCCATCATCAGCGGGCGGGTATCGGCCAGGCCGTCCTGCAGCGTCTCGATCAGCAGCACGCGCTCGGTCACGGCGCGCATGCCGCGCAGCGCCTGGATCGGGTTGAAGAGCTGCTCGAAGCAGGCCGTGGCCATCACCACGTGGAAATTGCCGAAGCGCGGCGTCAGCTCGCGCGGGTCGAGCGGCGACATCTCGAGGCTGGCGCCCAGCGCATGCGCGGCCCATTGCGTGGCCGAGAGCGCGTCGCTGCCCGGCAGGGTCCAGGCCAGGTGGTCGGTCGCCAGCACGCGGGCCGCGCCGCGGCGCAGGGCGGCGAAGCTGAAGGCGCCGTTGCCCGCGCCGACCTCCAGCACATGCGCGCCCTTGAGGTTCAGCGTGTCAAGCAGCGCGGCCTCCTCGGCCTGGAGCTGCGCTTCCGGCTTGAGGCCGGGGGTGACGAGGTCGGGGCGCAGGCGCAGGCTCTGCAGCCAGCGATGGCCGGCGACGGCGGCGCGGAGTTCGGCCTCGCTCACGGCGTCAGCAATCCTTCGATGGCGCCGGGCACGTCCAGGTCCAGCCAATTGGAATCGAAGCCGCGCACCAGGCTGTCCTCCACCTCGGGCGTGAAGGCGGCATAGACGCCGCGGGCGCGGCCGAGCGTCGGGTGGTCGCGGTAGAAGATGCGCGTGAAGCCGAGCTGCAGCAGCAGGCTGAGCATGAGGGCGGGGTTGGGGCCCCACCAGTTCGTCGCGTCCTGGTTC
This region of Sediminicoccus rosea genomic DNA includes:
- a CDS encoding sulfite exporter TauE/SafE family protein; the protein is MTEAFLALGSGGLVGFVLGLIGAGGSIVATPLLLYAVGLSPHMALGTGALAVSANAFVNFAGHARAGHVRWPAAAIFAATGLAGALAGSSLGKAMDGERLILLFAVMMVIVGLAMLRPRRGGTADAAAPLTRAMALRLGGIGLGVGLLSGFFGIGGGFLIVPGLILATGMPMLHAVGTSLLAVGIFGLATALNYAASGLVDWTVAGEFIAGGILGGALGMQAARHLATGRDTLNRIFAAIVLVVAGFVIWRSLGHG
- a CDS encoding ArsR/SmtB family transcription factor gives rise to the protein MSALGCDPEVAAEFLRALAHPMRLRILCRLLDGELAVAGFESELGLRQPNLSQQLAALREAGLVTTRRESKSIIYSLADPRVAAVLEALRAAIGGPPPAPRERAPVPAPTPAEPPRATGEAGLFAVTGWGLPR
- a CDS encoding peroxiredoxin; protein product: MSDLPPSPEPAPDAPRLGAPAIPFRVRTTMGERSLADYRGRWLLLFSHPADFTPVCTSEFIAFARAHPRFQALGCELLGLSVDSLFAHLAWLRAIEAEFGIAIPFPVAEDISMAMARAYGMIHPGDSSTATVRGTFLIDPAGMIRLLAHYPMSTGRSVEELLRALAALQESDASGLSTPADWRPGEPGLLPPPQTMEEVAHRATPAWYHQPGARTRKAVKP
- a CDS encoding class I SAM-dependent methyltransferase, whose protein sequence is MTLAAQVAALPWLQSLRLAPGLVTPGAKPEAVLEAEADALFAPLPLAGMALLEVGAGNGGFSLAALRRGAASALVTDHLAWSLPGAEAGTATMLALEATGAAAQAMVLDPRALTAEFGCFDLVLATAFFEQLFNPILALRGMAAVTGQVLLLETAQAALDEARPMLTATTRAMPYGALVSGWAPNPPLMAPLLRDLGFARLLHRPHPMEGWARGLYAAFKPGPAEALAAGFGAPWQELTARA
- a CDS encoding class I SAM-dependent methyltransferase — its product is MTARTDLSDQELLARIGRITWFHSLELRPGLVTPGAKSLAVLRREEEALLGPFDLTGRSVLDIGAWNGAFTFAAKRRGAGRVLATDEFAWTHPVYRGREAFDLARAELGLEVETLQIDPTRMDESLGQFDLVLFLGVFYHLFDPIDVLQRMRAVTRQVLLVETHQDALERAEPAMVFYPGRTLANDDTNWWGPNPPLMLHLLRQLGFARIYYRDHPHYLPAEGSRTRGIFAAILPGAEPAMSANFGMEWRDLGAEGAMRDFRP
- a CDS encoding class I SAM-dependent methyltransferase; this translates as MSEAELRAAVAGHRWLQSLRLRPDLVTPGLKPEAQLQAEEAALLDTLNLKGAHVLEVGAGNGAFSFAALRRGAARVLATDHLAWTLPGSDALSATQWAAHALGASLEMSPLDPRELTPRFGNFHVVMATACFEQLFNPIQALRGMRAVTERVLLIETLQDGLADTRPLMMGHGQTLPIGGPEGAWVFGWAPNRPLMTHLLTDLGFNRVLYRDHPTLGTARGLYAAFLPEAPDGLLEGFHTPWINLTHPQAA